A single genomic interval of Musa acuminata AAA Group cultivar baxijiao chromosome BXJ3-4, Cavendish_Baxijiao_AAA, whole genome shotgun sequence harbors:
- the LOC103976521 gene encoding receptor-like serine/threonine-protein kinase ALE2, whose translation MSGLLMCLLSLLRLASNDTGMHTVISQAVTPANTPRAWNLKHLGPVPAPSVSPEHHGSVSSHHVLKHHRHLPPAHPPTSITPPETQGCEISCSDPLTSTPIGSPCGCVYPMQVGIDLGVAPYELFSRIAELEVDVAAGTFLKQSQVRIMGASASIKDAEKTTVIIDLVPLGEKFDKMTALLTYERFWQKKVPINMSLFGDYNVLYVHYPGLPSPPPSVDESSGPSGIGGHQYPLTANISNHKSQKLNGRIIAIIVLSSFILLVVCSGLVCMVLRSKKLGKSSNSVGPTITSSAIRKTGIRSILSSSLASSMSMSFVSNMATCPPSVRTFSVTELEKATDKFSSNKILGKGGFGLVYYGVMDDGIEVAVKLLTREDQSGDREFIAEVEMLSRLHHRNLVKLIGICIEGGIRCLVYEFVRNGSVESHLHGADKMKGPLDWDARMKIALGAARGLAYLHEDSNPRVIHRDFKASNILLEDDFTPKVSDFGLAREASEGVHHISTQVMGTFGYVAPEYAMTGHLLVKSDVYSYGVVLLELLSGRKPVYMSQSQGPENLVTWARPLLTSREGLEQLIDPSLGGKYDFDNMAKVAAIASMCVHSEASQRPFMGEVVQALKLICNDMDEACDNSISQREESLGTDGDFKGDFDSESSWWNGATPRITYDGATSFVTMEYSSGPMEEMQRPHSTSTLVGGIESLVRPNRSGPLRTKRKKQPFHRLRGSMSDHGHPYAV comes from the exons ATGTCGGGGCTACTGATGTGTCTGCTCTCTCTGCTCCGTTTGGCGTCGAATGATACTG GAATGCATACGGTAATAAGCCAGGCAGTGACTCCAGCAAACACACCAAGAGCATGGAATTTGAAACATTTGGGTCCGGTACCTGCTCCATCTGTCTCACCTGAACATCATG GATCTGTCTCAAGTCATCATGTGTTGAAACATCATAGACATTTGCCTCCTGCTCACCCACCAACCTCAATTACACCACCAGAAACACAGG GTTGTGAAATATCCTGTTCTGATCCACTCACTTCAACCCCAATTGGTTCACCCTGTGGATGTGTATACCCTATGCAAGTTGGAATTGATCTTGGTGTAGCACCATATGAGTTATTCTCTAGAATTGCTGAGCTTGAAGTTGATGTTGCAGCTGGCACATTTCTGAAACAAAGTCAAGTGAGAATAATGGGTGCCAGTGCTAGCATTAAGGACGCAGAAAAGACAACAGTTATCATTGACTTGGTACCTCTAGGTGAGAAATTCGATAAGATGACTGCACTTCTGACTTATGAAAGATTTTGGCAAAAGAAGGTGCCGATCAACATGTCCCTTTTTGGTGACTATAACGTGTTATATGTTCATTATCCAG GACTTCCTTCACCACCACCTTCAGTTGATGAGTCATCGGGTCCAAGTGGGATTGGGGGTCACCAATATCCTCTCACagcaaatatttcaaatcacAAGTCACAGAAACTGAACGGAAGAATAATCGCTATAATTGTATTATCTTCATTCATACTTCTAGTAGTATGTTCTGGGTTAGTGTGCATGGTTTTGAGATCAAAGAAGCTTGGAAAATCTTCTAATTCTGTTGGACCCACAATTACATCCTCAGCAATCAGAAAAACAG GTATCAGGTCTATATTATCAAGTAGTTTAGCTAGCTCCATGTCAATGTCCTTTGTTTCCAACATGGCTACCTGTCCACCTTCAGTGAGAACATTTTCAGTAACTGAGCTCGAGAAAGCTACAGATAAGTTCAGTTCTAACAAGATTTTGGGAAAGGGTGGATTTGGACTTGTTTACTATGGTGTCATGGATGACGGAATTGAGGTTGCTGTGAAGTTGCTTACCAGGGAGGACCAGAGTGGGGATCGGGAATTTATTGCAGAAGTGGAGATGCTTAGCCGGTTGCATCATCGCAATCTTGTTAAGTTGATTGGCATATGTATTGAAGGGGGAATTCGATGTTTAGTATATGAATTTGTTCGAAATGGAAGTGTTGAGTCCCATCTTCATG GTGCTGATAAAATGAAGGGACCTCTTGACTGGGATGCTCGGATGAAAATTGCCCTTGGTGCAGCAAGAGGACTCGCATATCTGCATGAGGATTCCAACCCTCGTGTTATACATCGTGATTTCAAGGCCAGTAATATTCTACTTGAAGATGACTTTACCCCCAAGGTTTCAGATTTTGGATTGGCTAGAGAAGCATCAGAAGGGGTTCATCATATATCTACTCAAGTTATGGGGACTTTTGG GTATGTTGCCCCAGAATATGCGATGACAGGTCATCTACTTGTTAAAAGTGATGTTTACAGCTATGGGGTGGTTTTGCTGGAGCTTTTATCTGGTAGGAAGCCAGTGTATATGTCTCAGTCTCAAGGACCAGAGAACCTCGTTACTTGGGCACGTCCTTTGCTTACTAGCAGGGAAGGCCTGGAGCAATTGATCGATCCATCATTAGGTGGAAAGTATGACTTTGACAATATGGCAAAAGTAGCAGCAATCGCATCCATGTGTGTCCACTCGGAGGCATCTCAAAGGCCGTTCATGGGGGAAGTTGTGCAGGCACTGAAGCTAATATGCAATGACATGGATGAAGCTTGTGACAATTCTATCAGCCAGAGGGAGGAATCATTGGGTACAGATGGTGATTTCAAGGGAGATTTCGACAGCGAGAGCAGTTGGTGGAATGGTGCAACACCACGCATAACCTACGATGGTGCTACTTCTTTTGTGACCATGGAGTACAGCTCAGGACCAATGGAGGAAATGCAGAGACCCCATTCGACATCTACTTTGGTCGGGGGGATAGAAAGTTTGGTCAGACCTAACAGATCTGGTCCTCTAAGAACAAAGAGGAAGAAACAACCCTTCCACAGATTGAGAGGGAGTATGAGCGACCATGGCCATCCTTATGCAGTCTAG